In Zalophus californianus isolate mZalCal1 chromosome 4, mZalCal1.pri.v2, whole genome shotgun sequence, the following proteins share a genomic window:
- the CELSR2 gene encoding cadherin EGF LAG seven-pass G-type receptor 2 isoform X2: protein MQSRAARAPLPAPPPPLLLLLLLPPLLGDQVGPCRSLGPGGRGSSGACAPAGWLCPASASNLWLYSSRCRDAGTELTGHLVPHHDGLRVWCPESGAHIPLPPAPEGCPWSCRLLGIGGHLSPQGKLTLPQEHPCLKAPRLRCQSCKLVQTPGLRAGEQSTEESMGGRRKRNVNTAPQFQPPSYQATVPENQPAGTPVASLRAIDPDEGEAGRLEYTMDALFDSRSKHFFSLDPITGAVTTAEELDRETKSTHVFRVTAQDHGMPRRSALATLTILVTDTNDHDPVFEQQEYKESLRENLEVGYEVLTVRATDGDAPPNANILYRLLEGPEGSPSEVFEIDPRSGVIRTRGPVDREEVESYQLTVEASDQGRDPGPRSATAAVFLSVEDDNDNAPQFSEKRYVVQVREDVTPGAPVLRVTASDRDKGSNALVHYSIMSGNARGQFYLDAQTGALDVVSPLDYETTKEYTLRVRAQDGGRPPLSNVSGLVTVQVLDINDNAPIFVSTPFQATVLESVPLGYLVLHVQAIDADAGDNARLEYRLAGVGHDFPFAINNGTGWISVAAELDREEVDFYSFGVEARDHGTPVLTASASVSVTILDVNDNNPTFTQPEYTVRLNEDAAVGTSVVTVSAVDRDAHSVITYQITSGNTRNRFSITSQSGGGLVSLALPLDYKLERQYVLAVTASDGTRQDTAQVVVNVTDANTHRPVFQSSHYTVNVNEDRPAGTTVVLISATDEDTGENARITYFMEDSIPQFRIDADTGAVTTQAELDYEDQVSYTLAITARDNGIPQKSDTTYLEILVNDVNDNAPQFLRDSYQGSVYEDVPPFTSVLQISATDRDSGLNGRVFYTFQGGDDGDGDFIVESTSGIVRTLRRLDRENVAQYVLRAYAVDKGMPPARTPMEVTVTVLDVNDNPPVFEQDEFDVFVEENSPIGLAVARVTATDPDEGTNAQIMYQIVEGNIPEVFQLDIFSGELTALVDLDYEDRPEYILVIQATSAPLVSRATVHVRLLDRNDNPPVLGNFEILFNNYVTNRSSSFPGGAIGRVPAHDPDISDSLTYSFERGNELSLVLLNASTGELRLSRALDNNRPLEAMMSVLVSDGVHSVTAQCALRVTIITDEMLTHSITLRLEDMSPERFLSPLLGLFIQAVAATLATPPDHVVVFNVQRDTDAPGGHILNVSLSVGQPPGPGGGPPFLPSEDLQERLYLNRSLLTAISAQRVLPFDDNICLREPCENYMRCVSVLRFDSSAPFIASSSVLFRPIHPVGGLRCRCPPGFTGDYCETEVDLCYSRPCGPHGRCRSREGGYTCLCRDGYTGEHCEVSARSGRCTPGVCKNGGTCVNLLVGGFKCDCPSGDFEKPYCQVTTRSFPARSFLTFRGLRQRFHFTLALSFATKERDGLLLYNGRFNEKHDFVALEVIQEQVQLTFSAGESTTTVSPFVPGGVSDGQWHTVQLKYYNKPLLGQTGLPQGPSEQKVAVVTVDGCDTGVALRFGAVLGNYSCAAQGTQGGSKKSLDLTGPLLLGGVPDLPESFPVRTRHFVGCMRNLQVDSRHVDMADFIANNGTVPGCPAKKNVCDSSTCNNGGTCVNQWDAFSCECPLGFGGKSCAQEMANPQRFLGSSLLAWHGLSLPISQPWHLSLMFRTRQANGVLLQAVTRGRSTITLQLREGHVVLSVEGTGLQASSLQLEPGRANDGDWHHAQLALGATGGPGHAILSFDYGQQWAEGNLGPRLHGLHLSNITVGGVPAPASGVARGFRGCLQGVRVSETPEGVSGLDPSRGEGINVEPGCSLPDPCDSNPCPANSYCSDDWDSYSCSCDPGYYGDNCTNVCDLNPCEHQSVCIRKPSAPHGYTCECLQNYLGPYCETRIDQPCPRGWWGHPTCGPCNCDIGKGFDPDCNKTSGVCHCKENHYRPPGSPTCLLCDCYPTGSLSRVCDSEDGQCPCKPGVIGRQCDRCDNPFAEVTTNGCEVNYDSCPRAIEAGIWWPRTRFGLPAAAPCPKGSFGTAVRHCDEHRGWLPPNLFNCTSVTFSELKGFAERLQRNESGLDSGRSQQLALLLRNATQHTAGYFGSDVKVAYQLATRLLAHESAQRGFGLSATQDVHFTENLLRVGSALLDAANKRHWELIQQTEGGTAWLLQHYEAYASALAQNMRHTYLNPFTIVTPNIVISVVRLDKGNFAGAKLPRYEALRGERPPDLETTVILPDSVFRETPTMVRPAGPGEAQEPEELARRQRRHPELSHGEAVASVIIYRTLASLLPHNYDPDKRSLRVPKRPVINTPVVSISVHDDEELLPRALDKPVTVQFRLLETEERTKPICVFWNHSILVSGTGGWSARGCEVVFRNESHVSCQCNHMTSFAVLMDVSRREVGPTNGEILPLKTLTYVALGVTLAALLLAFLFLTVLRALRSNQHGIRRNLTGALGLAQLVFLLGINQADLPFACTVIAILLHFLYLCTFSWALLEALHLYRALTEVRDVNAGPMRFYYMLGWGVPAFITGLAVGLDPEGYGNPDFCWLSIYDTLIWSFAGPVAFAVSMSVFLYILAARASCAAQRQGFEKKGPVSGLRPSFAVLLLLSATWLLALLSVNSDTLLFHYLFAACNCIQGPFIFLSYVVLSKEVRKAFKFACSRKPSPDPALTTKSTLTSSYNCPSPYADGRLYQPYGDSAGSLHSASRSGKSQPSYIPFLLREESTLNPGQGPPGLGDPGSLFLEGQDQQHDPDTDSDSDLSLEDDQSGSYASTHSSDSEEEEEEEEEPVFPGEPGWDSLLGPGAERLPLHSTPKDGGPGPGKAPWPGDFGTTAKESSGNGVSEERPWENGDALPREGSLGPLPGPSAQPHKGILKKKCLPTISEKSSLLRLPLEQGTGSSRGSSASEGSRGGPPPRPPPRQSLQEQLNGVMPIAMSIKAGTVDEDSSGSDSDETSI, encoded by the exons ATGCAGAGCCGGGCAGCCCGCGCCCCTCTTCCAGCGCcaccgccgccgctgctgctgctgctgctgctgccgccactGCTGGGAGACCAAGTGGGGCCCTGTCGTTCCCTGGGGCCCGGGGGACGTGGTTCCTCAGGGGCCTGCGCCCCCGCGGGCTGGCTCTGTCCAGCTTCAGCCTCCAACCTCTGGCTCTACAGCAGCCGCTGCAGGGATGCAGGGACAGAGCTGACTGGCCACCTGGTGCCCCACCACGACGGTCTGAGGGTCTGGTGTCCAGAATCCGGAGCCCACATCCCTCTGCCGCCAGCCCCCGAAGGCTGCCCATGGAGCTGTCGCCTCCTGGGCATTGGAGGCCACCTCTCCCCACAGGGCAAGCTCACCCTGCCCCAGGAACACCCGTGCTTGAAGGCTCCCCGGCTGAGATGCCAGTCctgcaagctggtgcagaccCCAGGGCTCAGGGCAGGGGAACAGTCAACAGAAGAGTCCATGGGCGGGCGTCGGAAAAGGAATGTGAATACAGCCCCCCAGTTCCAGCCCCCCAGCTACCAGGCCACAGTGCCTGAGAACCAGCCAGCGGGTACCCCTGTGGCATCCCTGCGGGCCATTGACCCAGATGAGGGTGAGGCCGGCCGGCTTGAGTACACCATGGATGCCCTCTTTGATAGCCGCTCCAAACATTTCTTCTCTCTGGACCCAATCACGGGCGCTGTAACCACAGCTGAGGAGCTGGATCGTGAGACCAAGAGCACCCATGTCTTCAGGGTCACGGCACAGGATCATGGCATGCCCCGACGCAGTGCCCTGGCCACACTCACCATCTTGGTGACTGACACCAATGATCACGACCCTGTTTTCGAGCAACAGGAGTACAAGGAGAGCCTCAGGGAGAACCTGGAGGTTGGCTATGAGGTGCTCACTGTCAGAGCCACAGATGGTGATGCCCCTCCCAATGCCAATATTCTGTACCGCCTATTGGAGGGGCCTGAAGGCAGCCCCTCAGAAGTCTTTGAGATTGACCCTCGCTCTGGGGTGATCCGAACGCGTGGCCCTGTGGATAGGGAAGAAGTAGAATCCTACCAGTTGACAGTGGAGGCAAGTGACCAGGGTCGGGACCCTGGTCCACGGAGCGCCACAGCCGCTGTGTTCCTGTCTGTGGAGGATGACAATGACAATGCTCCTCAGTTCAGTGAGAAGCGCTACGTGGTCCAGGTGCGCGAGGATGTGACCCCAGGGGCCCCGGTACTCCGGGTCACAGCCTCAGATAGAGACAAGGGCAGTAACGCCCTGGTGCACTATAGCATCATGAGTGGTAATGCTCGGGGACAGTTTTACCTGGATGCCCAGACTGGGGCTCTGGACGTGGTGAGCCCTCTTGACTATGAGACGACCAAGGAGTATACCCTACGGGTCCGGGCACAGGATGGCGGCCGTCCCCCGCTCTCCAATGTCTCTGGCCTGGTGACAGTACAGGTCCTGGATATCAATGACAATGCCCCCATCTTTGTCAGCACCCCCTTCCAGGCTACTGTGCTGGAGAGTGTCCCCTTAGGCTACCTGGTTCTCCACGTCCAGGCCATCGACGCCGATGCTGGTGACAATGCCCGCCTGGAATACCGCCTTGCTGGGGTTGGGCATGACTTCCCCTTTGCCATCAACAATGGCACAGGCTGGATCTCTGTGGCAGCTGAGCTGGACCGGGAAGAGGTTGATTTCTATAGCTTTGGGGTGGAAGCCCGAGACCACGGCACCCCAGTGCTCACTGCTTCAGCCAGTGTCAGCGTGACCATCCTGGATGTCAACGACAACAACCCCACCTTTACCCAACCAGAGTACACGGTGAGACTCAACGAGGATGCGGCCGTGGGCACCAGCGTGGTGACAGTGTCGGCTGTGGACCGCGACGCCCACAGTGTCATCACCTACCAGATCACCAGCGGCAACACCCGCAACCGCTTTTCCATCACCAGCCAGAGTGGTGGCGGGTTGGTGTCGCTCGCCCTGCCGTTGGACTACAAACTTGAGCGGCAGTATGTGCTGGCGGTCACTGCCTCCGATGGCACGCGGCAGGACACGGCACAGGTGGTAGTGAACGTCACTGATGCCAACACTCATCGTCCCGTCTTTCAGAGCTCCCACTATACGGTAAATGTTAACGAGGACCGACCGGCAGGCACCACGGTGGTGCTGATCAGTGCCACGGACGAGGACACAGGCGAGAACGCCCGCATCACCTACTTTATGGAGGACAGCATCCCCCAGTTCCGCATTGATGCAGACACAGGGGCTGTCACCACCCAGGCTGAGCTAGACTATGAGGACCAAGTGTCCTACACCCTGGCCATCACTGCCCGCGACAATGGCATTCCCCAGAAGTCTGACACAACCTACCTGGAGATCCTGGTGAATGATGTGAATGACAATGCCCCTCAGTTCCTGCGTGACTCCTATCAGGGCAGTGTGTATGAGGATGTGCCCCCCTTCACCAGTGTCCTGCAGATCTCAGCCACTGACCGTGACTCTGGCCTTAATGGTAGGGTCTTCTACACCTTCCAAGGGGGCGACGATGGAGATGGTGACTTTATCGTAGAGTCCACATCAGGCATTGTGAGAACGCTTCGGAGGCTAGATCGTGAGAACGTGGCCCAGTACGTTTTGCGGGCTTATGCGGTGGACAAGGGAATGCCTCCAGCCCGCACGCCCATGGAAGTGACGGTCACCGTGTTGGATGTGAACGACAATCCACCTGTCTTTGAGCAGGACGAGTTTGACGTGTTTGTGGAAGAGAACAGCCCCATTGGGCTGGCTGTGGCCCGCGTCACAGCCACTGACCCCGACGAAGGCACCAATGCCCAGATCATGTACCAGATTGTGGAGGGCAACATCCCTGAGGTCTTCCAACTGGACATCTTCTCTGGGGAGTTGACTGCTCTGGTGGACTTGGACTACGAGGACCGGCCCGAATACATCCTGGTCATCCAGGCCACGTCGGCCCCCCTGGTGAGCCGGGCTACAGTCCACGTCCGCCTGCTTGACCGCAACGACAACCCACCAGTGCTGGGCAACTTTGAGATCCTTTTCAACAACTATGTCACCAACCGCTCAAGCAGTTTCCCTGGGGGTGCCATTGGCCGCGTGCCTGCCCATGACCCTGACATCTCAGACAGCCTGACCTACAGCTTTGAGCGGGGGAATGAACTCAGCCTGGTCCTGCTCAACGCCTCGACAGGCGAACTGAGGCTGAGCCGGGCATTGGACAACAACCGTCCTCTGGAGGCCATGATGAGCGTGCTGGTGTCAG ACGGCGTGCACAGTGTGACTGCCCAGTGCGCACTGCGGGTCACCATCATCACGGATGAGATGCTCACGCACAGCATCACGCTGCGCCTGGAGGACATGTCGCCGGAGCGCTTCCTGTCACCCCTACTGGGTCTCTTTATCCAGGCGGTGGCGGCCACGCTGGCCACACCCCCAGACCACGTGGTAGTCTTCAACGTGCAGCGGGACACCGACGCCCCTGGGGGCCACATCCTCAATGTGAGCCTGTCCGTGGGCCAGCCGCCGGGGCCTGGGGGCGGGCCACCCTTCCTGCCCTCCGAGGACCTGCAGGAGCGCCTGTACCTCAACCGCAGCCTGCTCACGGCCATCTCTGCCCAGCGCGTGCTGCCCTTCGACGACAACATCTGCCTGCGCGAGCCCTGCGAGAACTACATGCGCTGCGTGTCGGTGCTGCGCTTCGACTCCTCAGCGCCCTTCATCGCCTCCTCCTCCGTGCTCTTCCGGCCCATCCACCCCGTCGGGGGGCTGCGCTGCCGCTGCCCACCCGGCTTCACGGGCGACTACTGCGAGACCGAGGTGGACCTCTGCTACTCGCGGCCCTGCGGCCCCCACGGGCGCTGCCGCAGCCGCGAGGGCGGCTACACCTGCCTCTGTCGCGACGGCTACACCG GGGAGCACTGCGAGGTGAGTGCCCGCTCAGGCCGTTGCACGCCAGGTGTCTGCAAGAATGGGGGCACCTGCGTCAACCTGCTGGTGGGTGGCTTCAAGTGCGACTGCCCGTCTGGAGACTTCGAGAAGCCCTACTGCCAGGTGACCACACGCAGCTTCCCTGCCCGCTCCTTCCTCACGTTCCGTGGCCTGCGTCAGCGCTTCCACTTCACCCTGGCCCTCTC GTTTGCCACCAAGGAGCGGGACGGACTGCTGTTATACAACGGGCGCTTCAACGAGAAGCATGACTTTGTGGCCCTCGAGGTGATCCAGGAGCAGGTCCAGCTCACCTTCTCTGCAG GGGAGTCGACCACCACCGTGTCCCCGTTCGTGCCCGGAGGGGTCAGTGACGGACAGTGGCACACGGTGCAGCTGAAGTACTACAATAAG CCACTGTTAGGTCAGACGGGGCTCCCGCAGGGCCCATCAGAACAGAAGGTGGCTGTGGTGACCGTGGATGGCTGTGACACAGGGGTGGCCCTGCGCTTCGGAGCTGTCCTGGGCAACTACTCCTGTGCTGCCCAGGGCACCCAGGGTGGCAGCAAAAA GTCTCTGGATCTGACAGGGCCCCTACTGCTGGGTGGGGTCCCTGACCTGCCCGAGAGCTTCCCTGTCCGCACGCGGCACTTTGTGGGCTGCATGAGGAACCTGCAGGTGGACAGCCGGCATGTGGACATGGCCGACTTCATCGCCAACAATGGCACCGTGCCTG GCTGCCCTGCCAAGAAGAATGTGTGTGACAGCAGTACTTGCAACAACGGGGGCACCTGTGTGAACCAGTGGGATGCATTCAGCTGCGAGTGTCCTCTGGGCTTCGGGGGCAAGAGCTGTGCCCAGG AAATGGCCAACCCACAGCGCTTCCTGGGCAGCAGCCTGCTTGCCTGGCATGGCCTCTCGCTGCCCATCTCCCAGCCCTGGCACCTCAGCCTCATGTTCCGCACACGCCAGGCCAACGGTGTCCTGCTGCAGGCTGTCACCAGGGGGCGCAGCACCATCACCCTGCAG TTGAGGGAAGGCCACGTGGTGCTGAGCGTGGAGGGCACAGGGCTCCAGGCCTCGTCTCTCCAGCTGGAGCCAGGCCGGGCCAATGACGGCGACTGGCATCATGCACAGCTGGCACTGGGAGCCACTGGGGGCCCCGGCCATGCCATCCTGTCCTTCGACTATGGGCAGCAGTGGGCAGAGGGCAACCTAGGCCCCCGGCTGCATGGGCTGCACCTGAGCAACATTACGGTCGGGGGAGTGCCTGCGCCAGCCAGCGGTGTGGCCCGCGGCTTCCGGGGCTGTTTGCAG GGTGTGAGGGTAAGCGAGACGCCCGAGGGGGTTAGCGGTCTGGATCCCAGCCGCGGGGAAGGCATCAATGTGGAGCCAGGCTGCAGCCTGCCAGACCCCTGTGACTCGAATCCGTGTCCTGCCAACAGCTATTGCAGCGATGACTGGGACAGCTATTCCTGCAGCTGTGATCCAG GTTACTATGGTGACAACTGTACTAACGTGTGTGACCTGAACCCATGTGAGCATCAGTCTGTGTGTATCCGAAAGCCCAGCGCCCCCCACGGCTACACCTGCGAGTGTCTCCAGAATTACCTTGGGCCATATTGTGAGACCAG GATTGACCAGCCTTGCCCCCGTGGCTGGTGGGGACACCCCACGTGCGGCCCGTGCAACTGTGACATCGGCAAAGGCTTCGACCCAGACTGCAACAAGACAAGCGGCGTGTGCCACTGCAAG GAGAACCACTACCGGCCCCCTGGCAGCCCCACCTGCCTCCTCTGTGACTGCTACCCCACGGGCTCTTTATCCCGCGTCTGTGACTCTGAGGACGGCCAGTGTCCATGCAAGCCAGGTGTCATTGGGCGCCAGTGTGACCGCTGTGACAACCCGTTTGCTGAGGTCACCACCAATGGCTGTGAAG TGAATTATGACAGCTGCCCACGGGCCATCGAGGCTGGGATCTGGTGGCCCCGTACCCGCTTTGGgctgcctgctgctgccccctgccccaaaGGCTCCTTTG GCACCGCCGTGCGTcactgtgatgagcacagggggTGGCTCCCCCCAAACCTTTTCAACTGCACATCAGTCACCTTCTCAGAGCTGAAGGGCTTT GCCGAGCGGCTGCAGCGGAACGAGTCGGGTCTGGACTCGGGGCGCTCCCAGCAACTGGCCCTGCTTCTGCGCAATGCCACACAGCACACGGCTGGCTACTTCGGCAGCGACGTCAAGGTGGCCTACCAGCTGGCCACACGGCTGCTGGCCCACGAGAGCGCCCAGCGGGGCTTTGGGCTGTCCGCCACACAGGATGTGCACTTCACCGAG AACCTGCTGCGGGTGGGCAGCGCCCTCCTGGACGCGGCCAACAAGCGGCACTGGGAGCTGATCCAGCAGACGGAGGGAGGCACCGCATGGCTGCTCCAGCACTACGAGGCCTATGCCAGCGCCCTGGCTCAGAACATGCGGCACACCTACCTGAACCCCTTCACCATTGTCACGCCCAACATTG TCATCTCTGTGGTTCGCTTGGACAAGGGGAACTTTGCTGGGGCCAAGCTGCCCCGCTATGAGGCGCTGCGGGGGGAGCGGCCCCCAGACCTAGAGACAACGGTCATTCTGCCTGATTCTGTCTTTCGAG AGACACCCACCATGGTCCGGCCCGCGGGCCCTGGAGAGGCCCAGGAGCCTGAGGAGCTGGCACGGCGTCAGCGGCGGCACCCAGAGCTGAGCCACGGGGAGGCTGTGGCCAGTGTCATCATCTACCGCACTCTGGCCAGCCTGCTGCCCCATAACTATGACCCGGACAAGCGCAGCCTCAG AGTCCCCAAACGGCCGGTCATCAACACGCCCGTGGTGAGTATCAGCGTCCATGACGATGAGGAGCTTCTGCCCCGAGCCTTGGACAAGCCGGTCACGGTGCAGTTCCGGCTGTTGGAGACGGAGGAACGCACCAAGCCCATCTGTGTCTTCTGGAACCATTCCATCCT GGTCAGTGGCACGGGTGGCTGGTCAGCCCGAGGCTGCGAGGTCGTCTTCCGCAACGAGAGTCACGTCAGCTGCCAGTGCAACCACATGACGAGCTTCGCCGTGCTCATGGACGTGTCCCGGCGGGAGGTTGGACCCacg AATGGGGAGATCCTGCCACTGAAGACACTGACGTACGTGGCCCTAGGGGTCACCTTGGCTGCCCTGCTGCTCGCCTTCCTCTTCCTCACCGTCCTACGTGCCCTACGCTCCAACCAGCATGGCATCCGACGGAACCTGACTGGGGCTCTGGGCCTGGCGCAGCTGGTCTTCCTCCTAGGAATCAACCAGGCTGACCTCCCT TTTGCTTGCACAGTCATCGCCATCCTGCTGCACTTCCTGTACCTCTGCACCTTCTCCTGGGCCTTGCTGGAGGCCCTGCACCTGTACCGGGCCCTCACCGAGGTGCGCGACGTCAATGCCGGCCCCATGCGCTTCTACTACATGCTGGGCTGGGGCGTGCCCGCCTTCATCACAG GTCTAGCCGTGGGCCTGGACCCTGAGGGCTATGGGAACCCTGACTTCTGCTGGCTCTCCATCTATGATACACTCATCTGGAGTTTTGCTGGCCCTGTGGCCTTCGCGGTCTCG ATGAGTGTCTTCCTGTACATCTTGGCGGCCCGGGCCTCCTGTGCTGCCCAGCGGCAGGGCTTTGAGAAGAAAGGCCCCGT CTCAGGCCTGCGGCCCTCCTTCGCTGTCCTCCTGCTGCTGAGCGCCACGTGGCTGTTGGCGCTGCTCTCTGTCAACAGTGACACCCTCCTTTTCCACTACCTCTTTGCTGCCTGCAATTGCATCCAG GGCCCCTTCATCTTCCTCTCCTACGTGGTGCTTAGCAAGGAGGTCCGGAAAGCATTCAAGTTTGCCTGCAGCCGCAAGCCCAGCCCTGACCCTGCGCTGACCACCAAGTCCACCCTGACCTCG TCCTACAACTGCCCCAGCCCCTATGCAGATGGGCGGCTGTACCAGCCCTACGGAGACTCAGCCGGCTCCCTGCATAGCGCCAGCCGCTCGGGGAAGAGTCAGCCCAGCTACATTCCCTTCTTGCTGAG GGAAGAGTCCACACTGAACCCTGGCCAAGGGCCCCCTGGCCTGGGGGACCCAGGCAGCCTATTCCTGGAAGGTCAAGACCAGCAGCATG ACCCTGACACAGACTCTGACAGTGACCTGTCCCTGGAAGATGACCAGAGTGGTTCCTATGCCTCTACTCACTCATCAGacagtgaggaggaggaagaggaggaggaagagcccGTCTTCCCTGGCGAGCCGGGCTGGGACAGCCTGCTGGGGCCTGGCGCTGAGAGACTGCCCTTGCACAGTACCCCCAAGG ATGGGGGCCCAGGGCCCGGGAAGGCCCCCTGGCCAGGAGACTTCGGGACCACAGCAAAGGAGAGTAGTGGTAATGGGGTCTCTGAGGAGCGCCCATGGGAGAATGGAGATGCCCTGCCTCGGGAGGGGTCCCTTGGCCCCCTTCCAGGCCCCTCTGCCCAACCTCACAAAG GCATTCTCAAGAAGAAGTGTCTGCCCACCATCAGTGAGAAGAGCAGCCTTTTACGGCTACCCCTGGAGCAAGGCACAGGGTCTTCTAGGGGCTCCTCAGCCAGCGAGGGCAGCCGGGGCggaccccctccccgccctccaccCCGGCAGAGTCTGCAGGAGCAGCTGAACGGGGTCATGCCCATCGCCATGAGTATCAAGGCAGGCACGGTCGATGAGGACTCGTCGGGCTCCGA CAGCGACGAAACGTCCATCTGA